From Phycisphaerae bacterium:
TATGGTGAAATACTCGCTGTTGAGTCTAGTGCACTACTAACAGACGGAAGGCGCCGACCCTGTCGGGCGTGTGGAATCTCCGCCGCGGGTGTTAAGCCCGCAGGGTTCCGTGGGAATCAAGGCTAGGGATCGTCCGCATCAGGGCCCTGGTGCTGTCCGAGCAGGTCTTCGGCCAGTTCGCGCCCACGCAGCCCCTGCACCGGTTCAGCATTGACCAGCTTTGGAGCCACTCCTACGAGGTGGCGGAGGTCTCGCGGCTGATCAGCAAGGCCGAGAAACAGGGCGGTGATCGACCCGATCAGGCCTTTACCGCGGGCGTGCTTCACGATGTCGGCATCCTCCTGCTGGCCTCCCACCATACCAGGGTGTTTGATGCCGTGATGGCGGTTGTTGAGCGAGACGGGCGTCCGCAGTGTGAGGTCGAGAAGGAGACCTTCGGCGTGACCCACGAGGAGGTCGGGGAGTATCTGCTGACGCTGTGGGGTCTCCCGCCGCGTATCGTGGAGGCGGTCGCCCTGCACCACCGCCCGGGGCAGATCAACTACGATGGTCTCTGCGCCGCGAGTTGCGTGCATGTGGCCGATGCCGTGTTGACCGCGATGCAGAAATCCCGAGCGGGCGCCGGCTGTGAACCGATTGTGCCGGCACTCGATCTGGCCTACCTCAATCGACTGGGGATGGACGACCGGGTCGCGGCGTGGACGGGACTGGCGAGCCTGGTCTTCGACCGGGCGATGGCGGTATCGGCATGAATGACATGAACCGGCGGGTACTCTTTGTGGATGACGAAGTCAACCTGCTCGAAGGCCTCAGGCGGCAGTTGCGTCGGAAGTATGTGGTGGCGACGGCCAGCAGTGGGGCGGCGGGGCTGGAGGTCCTGGAGAGCCAAGGGCCCTTCGCGGTCGTGGTGTCCGACTACAACATGCCGGGCATGAATGGAGCCGAATTCCTGGAGGATGTGCACCATCGGGTCCCGCAGACAGTCGCGGTGATGCTGACTGGCCGGCCGGAGTTGAGCGTTGCCGTATCAGCCCTGCATCAGGGTCACATCTTCCGCTTCCTGCAGAAGCCCTGTACTCAGGAGTTGCTGGAGAAAGCCCTGGATGACGCCATCGAGCAGTACCGGCTGGTGAGTGCAGAACGGGCGCTGACGGCAGAGCTGAATGCCAGGAACGAGGAACTCCGGCTTCTCAATGAGGAGTTGGAGGCCCGTGTGGTTCAGCGGACCGCGTTGATTCAGCGCATGCAGCGATTCATGACCGACTTGAATGGCATCGACTCGCTGGAGGGGGTGGCGGACCTGGTCGTGGGGACCACGGCCGACATGCTGACCAGCCGTCGCGTGTCGCTGATGTTGCCGGACGGCAATCGCGAGTACCTTCGTATCGCCGCGGCAGTGGGGATTGCCCAGGACGTGAAGGAGGCCATTCGCGTGCCGGTTGGTGGCGCGATTGCCGGACGCGTGTTCGCCGAATCGCAGAACATCGTGGTCAGCGAACCTGACGAGATGAGCGAGTTCAGCGATCGGTACGACAGCGAGTTTTTCGCCAGTATCCCATTGGCGAGCACCTCGCTGGTGACTCCCAGCGGCCCGGTTGGCGTGCTCAATGTCAGCGAGCCGCTGGATGGCCGGCCCTATTCCGCGGAAGCCCTGGCCCAGTTGCGAGCCATCGGGGAGGTGGTGGCCATCGCCCTGTGCAACCAGATCCGATTGCGGGAGCGCAACGAGGCTCGCGATGCGACGATCCTGGCTCTGGCCAGGCTGGCCGAGAACCGCGATCCCGAGACCGGGACCCATCTCGAGCGTGTGCAGGCCTATTGTCGGCTCCTGAGTCAAGCCCTGGCTCGCAGGCCCGAGTACACCCGGGTAATCACCCGGTCGTTCATTGAGACCATTGTCCGGTCCTCCCCGCTGCATGACATTGGCAAGGTGGGAATACCGGATGAAATCCTCCTCAAGCCAGGCCGGCTGGTTCCTGCAGAGTTCGAGATCATGAAACGGCACGCGCAGATCGGCGGCGACACCATCCGGAGCATCATCAACCAGGGACGGACGCAGGACTTCCTGCTGATGGGGATGGAAATCGCCTACCATCATCACGAGAAGTTCAACGGCAAGGGATACCCTTTTGGCCTGGCTGGGGAGCAGATACCGCTCTCCGCCCGAATCGTGGCCGTGGCCGATGTCTATGACGCGTTGACATCGAAGCGAGTCTACAAAGCGGCGATGCCCCACGGCGAGGCCGTCACCATCCTCCGGCAGGAGGCCGGCTCGCACTTTGCCCCCGAAGTGGTGGACGCTTTCCTCAGTCGTGAGCAGGACTTTGCCCAACTCGCCGTTTCGCTGGCCGACCTGTCGGAGCCTCAGAAGGCCGAACCACTCTCGGGAGACACACGGGGGCTGCAGGGGGCGGCCGGGGCCGAGGAGAGGGTCAGCTACGCCTTTGCCCGGCGATGACGCCGCCGCGGGTCGGAATACTCAGCGAGTTCACGCCTTGCCAAGGAGTCCTTCCAGCCGATCGAGGCCCTTCTTGATCTGCTCCATGCTGGTGGCAAAAGACAGCCGAACGTAGTGGTCGAGTCCGAAGGCGACGCCGGGCACCAGGGCGACGTGGGCTTTCTCCAGCACCTTTGCGGAGAAGTCGAGCGAATTGTCCACGCCCAGGGTTGCGAACGCCTGGCTCACGTTGGGGAACGCGTAGAAGGCTCCAGTGGGTTGGACGCAGGTCACCCCCTTGATCATGTTGAGTCGCTGGTGCATGTATTCGGCCCGGCGCTCGAACTCCTTGCGCATGGTCTCGACCGGGGTTTGGTCGCCGCTGAGGGCGGCCGCCAAGGCGTGCTGGTTGAACGTGGCCGTGCCGCTGGTCGTCTGGCTCTGGAGCTTGGCCATAGCCTTGATGATCGGTTCGGGGCCGGCCACGTAGCCGATTCGCCAGCCGGTCATCGAGTAGGTTTTTGAGCCGGCGTTGAAGGTCAGGGTTCGAGCGTAAACCTCCGGTCCGGCGGCGGCGAAGCTCATGAACCGCTGGTTGCCGTAGATGAGGCGATCATACATCTCGTCGCTGAAGACGGTGATGTCCGTCTTGGCGATAATCCTGGCGATGGCCTTGACCTCCTCCGGCGAGTAGGTGAAGCCACCCGGATTGCTCGGCGAGTTGAAAATGAGCACCTTGGTTCTGGGTGTGATCGCGTTGGCGATTTGCTCCGGGGTGAGCTTGAAGCTCCTCGACTCGCAGCCCTCGACGATGACCGGCCTGGCTCCGCAGAGCCGGATCTGTTCGGGATAGGAGACCCAATAGGGGGATGGCAGGATGGCTTCGTCGCCCTCTTCAAGCAAGGCCATGCTCGCCAGAAACAGCGCCTCCTTGCCGCCTACCGTGATCATGATCTGGGAGGCTTTGTACTCCAGGCCGTTTTCACGTTTCAGCTTCAGGCAGGCCGCCTCCTTGGCTGCCTGGATGCCTGAAGCCGGGTTGGCGTATTTGGTGTGTCCGGCGTCGAGGGCAGTCTTGCAGGCGTTGCGGATGAACTCGGGGGTCGGGAAGTCGGGCTCGCCGGCCCCGAAGCTCACCACGTCGATGCCTTCCTTCTTCATCGCCGCCGCCTTCGCACTGACGGCCAGGGTGGCGGACTCGGCCAGTTGCTGAACGCGTTTGGACAGTTGCATAGATGTCTGCTCCGTATTCGCGGCCACCGTGGGACGAAGTCCCCGCCTGTTCACCAGGGTGGAGATTCTACGGGCGGATCACACTCTGGACAAGCCGGGCGGCGTCGGCATCGAGGACCCAAATGGTGCGTCCGGCGGTTGTTCGCAGGCCGGCCGCCGGCAGTCTGAGGGGGTCGGCGTCCGCGGCGTGGATCTGCGCCAGGATGTCGGCCTTGGCGGCGCCGGTGACGAAGAACAGGATGTTCCTGGCGGCGCGGAGCAAGGGGAAGGTCAGGGTCATCCGGCGCGATCGCAGGCTGGGGATCTCGTGGGCGACGACGAGGCGAGCCCGCTCGGTCAGGCCGACTGAGCCGGGGAACAGGCTGGCGGTATGTCCGTCCCCGCCGATGCCGAGCAGGATCAGATCGAATGTCGGCGTGCCCTGGGCGTTTGCCGGAACGAGGTGACGGATGGTTGTTTCGTAGTCATGGGCCGCGGCTGGCAGGTCGACAGTCTCGGCCGCCATGCGGTGGATGTGAGTCGGATCGACTGCGAGCGCATCGAGGAGGGTTTCGCGGGCCATCCGGTAGTTGCTGTCCGGGTGATTCGGTGGTACGGCACGCTCATCTCCCCAGAACCACTCGATGCCCTGCCAGTCGACGCATGTCTTCCACGGCGGCGACGCCAGCGACGTGTACAAGGCTCGGGGGGTACTCCCGCCGGCCAGAGCAACGGATCGGTTTCGGTTCGGAGTGGCCAGCGCTCGGACCACTTGCTCAGCGGCGAAGGCGGTTGCCTCGGGCATGTCTTTGCCGATCAGGATCTCCGTTGGGGGAGGCATACTCACCTAGCTCAGGCAATCCTTGAATGCGTCGGCGATCGCGGAGACACCTTCGATGATCGCCTCCTCAGTGATACAGAGCGGGGGACAGATCTTGATCGTGGCTCCACCCACGCCAACGGGTGAGAACAGCATGAGTCCGCGGCCGACGGCGTTCCAGACGACCTTGTGGGCCAGATCGCGGTCGGGGGCCAGGGAGTCGTCCTTGATGACGTGGACGCCGGCTACCAGGCCCTTGCCGTGGATCGCCCCGATCCGGGCGTCAAAGGGCTTCAGCTGCTTCCAGAGTGCTTCGTGCAGCACCTCGCCCGTACAGGCCGCCTTCTCGATGAGGTGCTCCTTGAGGATGAGTTCGATATTGGCCAGGGCCGCCGCGCAGCAGATCGGGTTGCCGGTATGCGTGCTGGTCATCGAACCGGGGGGGAACAGATCCATGACGTCCGGCCTGCCGACGACGGCGGCCACCGGCAGGCAGCTGCTGATGCCCTTCCCCAGACACATCAGGTCGGGCATGACTCCGTAGTGTTCGAAGCCCCACTGTCGACCGCATCGGCCGAAGGCTGCCTGGACCTCATCGAAGGTCAACAGGACATTCCACTGATCGCACCACTCGCGGAGCTTGGCGATGTACTCGGGCGGCGCGAAGCTGGCCCCGCCGCCCTGGTAGGTCTCGGTGATCACACCCGCCACTCGGCGCGGGTCAATCGCCATCTTGGCCAGCGATTCCTCGAAGACCGCGAAGCTGGTATCTTGACAGCGAAAGCCGTCCGGAAAGGGAACTTGTACCATGCCCGGGTCCATGTATCCGATCCACTCCTTCAGCAAGGGGATGCCGCCAATCATCTGGGCACCCATGGTCCGGCCATGAAAGGCGTTGCTGAAGCTGACAATGACCGTCTTGTCATCGGTGACTTGCCGGCCGTGGGTCCGCATCAACTTGACTGCGCATTCGGTGGCCTCGCTGCCGGTGGAGATGAGGAAGGCCTTCTTGAGCGGTTCCGGAGCCAATTCGGTCAGTCTGCGAGCCAGGTCGATGCGATGGTGACTCGGAAAGCAGTAGTTGTGCAGCAGACCGTGCTGGGCCTGGGTGATGATGGCGTCTTGGATTTCCCTGCGTCCATGGCCCGCGTTGGCGACCAGCACACCGCTGGAGAAATCGATCCACTTGTTGCCGTAGGCGTCAAAGACGCTGAACCCTTCGGCTCGGTCCCACGCCACCGGCGGCTGGCCGCCCATCGATCGTGGCTCCACGCGGGCGGATGTCTCGAGGAGAGACCGGGTCTCGGGGACGGGCAGGGAGGTCACGATCCGCCGAAGCCGGGTGTCAACAGGATGGGTGGGGATCTCCTCAAACGCGGGCGATGTGGTCACGGTGATTGTCCTTATCCATGCGGCATACCCAGCGCCCCGCCCCAAAGCGTAGCCACGCGCCATCGCTCCGGTGGTCTTGCGCCCGGCCGGCGTCTCTCAAGCACGACAGTATACCTGCCGGCGGGGTACCGGGTACACCGTCTGGGAGGGCTGGTGGGGAGTAACGGCCGGTGGTCCGCGGGCTGACGGCAGGTCGCGATGTGGCCGACTGCCGAGCCGGACCCAGCTTGGCCGGTAGAGGCTAAAGGCTCCACCAGGATCAACAGCTTCCCGGCGATCAACTTCGCTGCCTGTAACTTCAATCAGGGCAGCAACTTGCATGTCCTGTTAGGTGAGGCTGGTCAGGCCGCGGAGTGCTCCCGATGGGCCCAGGTTGATGGAGGATCGTCCGGAGCTGGCGTGGGCCGGCGGGTGAGTCGACCGCCGTGGCGGTTGCATGGACGAAGTGGCGTCGCGAGGCGGTCGATGCCCTTCTCATCGCCGGGGTCATCGAACACGACGACCGCAGCTGAATCATGGTTTGCGGGATCCCGAAGGGCCCAAGGCCGGCCCTCGACTCGTCAGGTAAAACCAAGTCATAATCCTAACCTGAACCGAACCTCGATTGTGCGCGGCGGCAACTCCATCCACACGGTCCTCGCTCGGACTACTGTAGCGCCTCACCGTCGAGGAGACCGCCGCCGCCAGTCGTTCCTTCAGCGAAATTGCGATGCATCTCAAGTCCACCGTCGGTCAGTCCGCGCAGCTCAGGTCCGCCAGTCCACCTGTTCCGCTATAGCACCGCTGGAAGATGCCGAAGTCCGATTGGTCTACGTCGCCGTCGGCGTCGAGGGGCGCCAAGCGCGGACGCCATCTGGGACTGTGCGGCAGCGTGGTCGGCAGCGATCGGTGCCGCCAACTCCCAACGGGATAGGCAGGCGTCGAGGCACTCGGCGGAATAGGGTTCGAATGACCACATCAGGGCTTTTGTGCGACGACGATTGCGGCTGTCGCATGCGAGTGGCCATCGTCGTCAAGCGGATCTGAGAGCCGCAGCTTCTTCGGCTGAATGTCTTGCCGGGTTTTTGAGCTCAAGAGCTTGTTTGTGGGGCCCCGATGGTTATCATGTAGTGCGAACGCTGATGGCTTGCTTTGCGTGAGCAGCCCATCGGCTGGAACGTAAACGTCTGGTGGCAAAGGATTTGAGTTTACTCTGCGGGCGTAGCTCAATTGGTAGAGCATCAGCCTTCCAAGCTGAATGTTGACGGTTCGAGCCCGTTCGCCCGCTTTGGATATAATTGCTTAGCTGAACGCTACTTAGCGTACCTGCCCGCGTGAGGCAGTGCGGCTCAGGAAGCCCAAAACCGGTGGTAATTACCCCATTGCCGCGAAGGGCGTCCGCAGTGGTGTCATGCCTCGGTCACAAGGTCCATCTGCCCCCAGTTACCGTCTCCACAAGCCTTCCGGCCAAGCCGTCGTCCGTCTCAACGAGCGCGACTACTACCTCGGGCCTCACGGCACCGAGCAAAGCCGGGCGGCGTATAAGCGTCTCATCTCCGAGTGGATTTCCCATGGCCGTCAGATGCCCCCTAACTACGGGCCGGTGCAGGTGCAACCGGTCGGCCTGACGGTCAACGAGCTGTTCGTCGCGTACTGGCGGCACGCGAACGAGTACTACCGGAAGAACGGTCGGCCCACGGGGGAGCAGCATAACGTCAAGGACGCTGTCCGCTTGCTCATCGAGCTTTACGGCGATACAGCCGTGGGCGAGTTTGGTCCCTGCAGCCTCAAGACTGTTCGGCACAGGATGCCGGACGACGGCCTGAGTCGGCGTGTGATCAACGCTCGAGTCAATTGACTCCGGCGGATGCCATCACACACCGGGCTCGGCTTGTCTAAGACCGAAACTGACCTCCGTCATGATACCTCGGGGGGTCCCACGCAACCCTCGGAGAAAAACGGGGGCGTAGCCCGGGCGTATTATCGCCGCAGGGCCCTCCCGGGACGGTGCAATGGCTCGAAAAGAGGTGGGCGCAACCGGGAGGGGGCGCTGTATAATCGCCAACCATAGCCCAGCTGGCTGGCCGGCCGAGGGTATCTGGACAATCGCCGATGGAGCGGCCCGCTTGTCTCCATGCCCTTGGGAGCCATCGGCTGGACGCCAGTGCTGTACGGGATCGCGAGAGCATGCCGAGTACCCAGTAGCTTATGCCAAACGCGCCAAAACGACCGTCGCAAGATGCACGCACCCTAAGCGAAGCGGCCAGTCTCAGCAGTGAGAAGATCCTCAACCCGCCGGCGCTGGTTCTCCACGGCGGCGTGACCCTCTGCGACAGGGTTCTGGTGCTTCTGGCCGCGGGCAAGGGCACGCGGTTCGGGCAGAATCCCAAGTGCATCCAGC
This genomic window contains:
- a CDS encoding response regulator produces the protein MNDMNRRVLFVDDEVNLLEGLRRQLRRKYVVATASSGAAGLEVLESQGPFAVVVSDYNMPGMNGAEFLEDVHHRVPQTVAVMLTGRPELSVAVSALHQGHIFRFLQKPCTQELLEKALDDAIEQYRLVSAERALTAELNARNEELRLLNEELEARVVQRTALIQRMQRFMTDLNGIDSLEGVADLVVGTTADMLTSRRVSLMLPDGNREYLRIAAAVGIAQDVKEAIRVPVGGAIAGRVFAESQNIVVSEPDEMSEFSDRYDSEFFASIPLASTSLVTPSGPVGVLNVSEPLDGRPYSAEALAQLRAIGEVVAIALCNQIRLRERNEARDATILALARLAENRDPETGTHLERVQAYCRLLSQALARRPEYTRVITRSFIETIVRSSPLHDIGKVGIPDEILLKPGRLVPAEFEIMKRHAQIGGDTIRSIINQGRTQDFLLMGMEIAYHHHEKFNGKGYPFGLAGEQIPLSARIVAVADVYDALTSKRVYKAAMPHGEAVTILRQEAGSHFAPEVVDAFLSREQDFAQLAVSLADLSEPQKAEPLSGDTRGLQGAAGAEERVSYAFARR
- a CDS encoding pyridoxal phosphate-dependent aminotransferase, with product MQLSKRVQQLAESATLAVSAKAAAMKKEGIDVVSFGAGEPDFPTPEFIRNACKTALDAGHTKYANPASGIQAAKEAACLKLKRENGLEYKASQIMITVGGKEALFLASMALLEEGDEAILPSPYWVSYPEQIRLCGARPVIVEGCESRSFKLTPEQIANAITPRTKVLIFNSPSNPGGFTYSPEEVKAIARIIAKTDITVFSDEMYDRLIYGNQRFMSFAAAGPEVYARTLTFNAGSKTYSMTGWRIGYVAGPEPIIKAMAKLQSQTTSGTATFNQHALAAALSGDQTPVETMRKEFERRAEYMHQRLNMIKGVTCVQPTGAFYAFPNVSQAFATLGVDNSLDFSAKVLEKAHVALVPGVAFGLDHYVRLSFATSMEQIKKGLDRLEGLLGKA
- the pgl gene encoding 6-phosphogluconolactonase, giving the protein MSMPPPTEILIGKDMPEATAFAAEQVVRALATPNRNRSVALAGGSTPRALYTSLASPPWKTCVDWQGIEWFWGDERAVPPNHPDSNYRMARETLLDALAVDPTHIHRMAAETVDLPAAAHDYETTIRHLVPANAQGTPTFDLILLGIGGDGHTASLFPGSVGLTERARLVVAHEIPSLRSRRMTLTFPLLRAARNILFFVTGAAKADILAQIHAADADPLRLPAAGLRTTAGRTIWVLDADAARLVQSVIRP
- a CDS encoding aspartate aminotransferase family protein, coding for MARGYALGRGAGYAAWIRTITVTTSPAFEEIPTHPVDTRLRRIVTSLPVPETRSLLETSARVEPRSMGGQPPVAWDRAEGFSVFDAYGNKWIDFSSGVLVANAGHGRREIQDAIITQAQHGLLHNYCFPSHHRIDLARRLTELAPEPLKKAFLISTGSEATECAVKLMRTHGRQVTDDKTVIVSFSNAFHGRTMGAQMIGGIPLLKEWIGYMDPGMVQVPFPDGFRCQDTSFAVFEESLAKMAIDPRRVAGVITETYQGGGASFAPPEYIAKLREWCDQWNVLLTFDEVQAAFGRCGRQWGFEHYGVMPDLMCLGKGISSCLPVAAVVGRPDVMDLFPPGSMTSTHTGNPICCAAALANIELILKEHLIEKAACTGEVLHEALWKQLKPFDARIGAIHGKGLVAGVHVIKDDSLAPDRDLAHKVVWNAVGRGLMLFSPVGVGGATIKICPPLCITEEAIIEGVSAIADAFKDCLS